From Drosophila virilis strain 15010-1051.87 chromosome X, Dvir_AGI_RSII-ME, whole genome shotgun sequence, the proteins below share one genomic window:
- the Sec16 gene encoding uncharacterized protein Sec16 isoform X6: MLHNNANWLPPPQQQQQLQQQQQLQQQQQQQAPSLHHAQVPAAVQPSQPQLYASQMFQQPQAQPAQQAYWPMEQPGLSYHDFAGAAQPPGYAPPASLSYAPAMSAQQFYQPAPGQVEPQAQLPAVELVDNNNSGKNDGWGDWGDWNDGGNNNNSSNNNNNNNNGSSIMNHSEAPPLASVVEDSFNVQGQSSWHAFSNNSSTNIVSSSSNNNNNNNNNPEAGESLELPPLMSPATEQLSPVSEPELNAIVPPQAFQNQPPPAAAAATPPAAVTLPPPAAAAAAAAAAPPPPAAAGLPPPPAAAPAAAPVLLPPTMETAAGNPFKRAGGLSKRVNILATPGTGVAAAPPPPAPSVPAVAPVQMLLPEPNPEQQPYENQEVLLSAPNDERAQYLQTSHLSEQPEELNESNWETDGLFPPPGLSRLVLGQPELVEQQRLVTGTEQPPSRVANALHMAERQADGEDTSEGEQPTRNDLYQQQQLQLQHQQQQQQQQQQQQQQQQQLQQQTPPRRVVTGVETQATVVLSGEQREVVLDGENLEDQRPTMPPAPLSLPAATATAAHAASVAAGAAAAVELDSESHQQQQQHHISNDENETNSSSLPAQQQLQLQQQQQQQTPLEKKQARGKPRPVASLDLESEDESEDEWLLSDRHEPPRRQPDERSMRSLRGSRRHNNSNNNYEGETEDSVRGGVAAGGVGSAAHAGHNDSHSSSKSTRDVKRRSRDADNQRRHEPERTGRERSDRERERERERERERERERERDRERNRWRRDDHQYGRSTRYSNNNNNSNSNYDGESDAAELAAGQAAASDGGGGGRNSKAGRQRRSGAADDDYEDYEQQSAPRGGSHYHRPRRDKQHAQSSHQQSHEKPRSSRRSHEGSERTRSHHPDWQQHWDARQYEGYRNKSSRNSDLDKELLNGGGAGVAGGSSSGKRRNYDQYANAAASYDPYGMYEQMSRNPHAYADMYAKLYGQMINSMTAAVNAAAASKAVPQLQAQAHQLGAPVAGVDEAALLRERERYTHAYITQANEFHRRRQQQQQQQQQLNLYQQTDMLNSTLGDDNASLLGSDTHSSRRLLAPYGGISSARSLSNLNCEDASSAGYTRYYAGSECNVDIRAAAAAVGLGAVATTFAGNVDATAATTATTAVARPPRRRTPLLYNRPHLVASYSMSLLLRVRPKYAGRGRLRNDVEVSAPRIKDATSSLLRAYPGPLQGRKLHKDKIISFCKEQIRLGPARACTVLYATQKKPLGSVDKYRASHTLMWHLLILLLRQNGVIADTDVGDLLLENQREYPYAPDAEADADSADARVHTGESLNDSDADEAVTAGGAAAAETEPDADADAPMSEQAATDQFRSYVLRGNVEEALQWATDHNLWTHAFFLALYEDRYALTDVAQKFLNRAIKANDPLQTLYQMKSCHTPACVSQLRDEQWGDWRSHLSILVTNKSRQPEYDRSSVVALGDTLFQRGDIYAAHFCYLVAQEEFGRYDSAATELTTLTGNVPRLILLGASHYKPFNEFASNEAIIMTEIYEYARSLFDHKFSIVNFQHYKFLLATRILDYGQHFRCTNYLEQIAKHIELKPDSYDGDFIQRVCCLAERLRYHDPILINRVSFASPPTATNGGQAATQNATEEKEWLRQLRTLADQPLQDQQLQQQQEQQQQQQQQQQQQQSDIDQQFVDLSKQMRELNMQYEDTMQREQEAQQEQLQQQQQLQQQQQLQQQPTEYYEPPPPQPQIQASHDQTLSSHIYAAPTDYVPNAAQQQQQQQQQQQQLYDPSQQLQPGTVYGHIEPASEAYGAQQPATGYDYWPSGGHQTYGDEQQQMRPTISMPKSKSYDDDDGATATGGAASSAGHATSGSAAATAGKQQQQQSGAGGLPGAPGNQNAGWFGGLWNKFSLKPKNQMILPDDKNPTIVWDKERKCWTNTEGNADETESFKPPPKMSDMGMGMPASAAPPALNTLGTVPTPVATPNLLPQQSAHELPNNANNVYDNQLEYDYPSYAAPTAAQPATAASPAPGLGPATAATGATPPGGAQPKLQSNMFKIKRNRTLKNSYVDVFNPSGAPMSSAPQTVLAPIMAPVAVPQGGFFVPGAVPAQQQQQQQQPQ; the protein is encoded by the exons ATGTTGCACAATAATGCCAACTGGCTGCcaccgccgcagcagcaacagcaactgcagcagcaacagcaactgcaacagcagcagcagcagcaggcacctTCGCTACATCACGCTCAAGTTCCGGCCGCAGTGCAACCGTCGCAACCGCAGCTATATGCCAGCCAAATGTTTCAGCAGCCTCAGGCGCAGCCGGCTCAACAAGCATATTGGCCAATGGAACAGCCGGGCCTCAGCTATCACGACTTTGCCGGCGCAGCTCAGCCGCCGGGCTATGCGCCTCCCGCGTCGCTGTCCTATGCGCCGGCTATGTCTGCGCAGCAATTTTATCAGCCAGCGCCAGGGCAAGTGGAGCCACAGGCACAGCTGCCGGCTGTCGAGTTGGtggacaacaataacagtggCAAAAACGATGGCTGGGGTGATTGGGGCGATTGGAATgatggcggcaacaacaacaacagcagcaacaacaacaacaacaataacaacggcagcagcatcatGAACCACAGCGAGGCGCCGCCGCTAGCCAGCGTTGTCGAGGATTCCTTCAACGTACAGGGCCAAAGCAGCTGGCACGCGtttagcaacaacagcagcacaaacatcgtcagcagcagcagcaacaacaacaacaacaataataataatcctGAGGCCGGCGAATCGCTGGAACTGCCGCCCTTGATGTCGCCCGCCACGGAGCAATTGTCGCCAGTGTCCGAGCCGGAACTGAATGCCATTGTGCCGCCGCAGGCTTTTCAAAATCagccaccaccagcagcagctgcagctactcCTCCAGCGGCAGTTACACtaccaccaccagcagcagcagcagcagcagcagcagcagctcctccaccaccagcagcagcaggacttccaccaccaccagcagctgctccGGCAGCGGCTCCCGTTCTGTTGCCGCCCACAATGGAGACTGCAGCTGGGAATCCCTTCAAGCGCGCTGGAGGACTCAGCAAGCGCGTTAATATTTTGGCTACGCCAGGCACAGGagtagcagcagcaccaccaccaccggcGCCTAGTGTGCCGGCCGTAGCGCCTGTCCAGATGTTGCTGCCGGAACCCAATCCGGAACAGCAGCCGTATGAGAATCAGGAGGTATTGCTGTCGGCGCCAAATGATGAGCGTGCACAGTATCTGCAGACAAGTCACCTGTCCGAGCAGCCCGAGGAGCTTAACGAGTCCAACTGGGAGACAGATGGACTGTTCCCGCCGCCGGGACTGTCACGTCTGGTGCTCGGCCAGCCGGAGCTGGTAGAGCAACAACGTCTGGTCACCGGCACCGAACAGCCGCCCAGTCGTGTGGCCAATGCGCTGCACATGGCGGAGCGTCAGGCCGATGGTGAGGACACCTCCGAGGGTGAGCAGCCGACCCGCAACGATCTctaccagcagcaacagctgcagctgcagcaccagcagcagcagcagcaacaacaacagcagcagcaacaacaacaacaacagctgcagcagcagacgccACCGCGTCGCGTAGTGACTGGCGTGGAGACCCAAGCGACTGTGGTGCTATCTGGTGAACAGCGCGAGGTGGTCTTGGATGGCGAGAATCTGGAGGATCAGCGGCCAACGATGCCGCCGGCGCCGCTGTCGTTGCCAGCAGCAACGGCGACGGCAGCACACGCAGCCAGCgtggcagcaggagcagctgctgccgtcgAACTGGACAGCGAGtcacatcagcaacaacaacaacatcacaTAAGCAATGACGAGAACGAGACAAACTCCTCCTCGCTGCCAGCacaacagcagctccagctgcagcagcagcagcagcagcaaacgccgCTGGAGAAGAAACAGGCGCGCGGCAAACCGCGTCCTGTTGCCTCGCTGGATCTGGAGTCGGAGGATGAGTCCGAGGACGAGTGGCTGCTGAGCGACCGGCATGAGCCGCCGCGCCGCCAGCCGGACGAGCGCAGCATGCGCAGTCTGCGCGGCAGCCGgcgccacaacaacagcaacaacaactatgagGGCGAAACGGAGGACTCGGTGCGCGGCGGCGTTGCTGCCGGTGGCGTTGGCAGCGCTGCACACGCTGGCCACAAcgacagccacagcagcagcaaatcgaCGCGCGACGTGAAGCGACGCAGTCGCGATGCGGACAACCAGCGACGACATGAACCGGAGCGCACGGGACGCGAGCGAAGCGACAGGGAGCGTGAACGCGAACGGGAACGTGAGCGTGAACGTGAAAGGGAACGTGAGCGAGATCGGGAACGCAATCGCTGGCGACGCGACGACCACCAATACGGACGTTCCACGcgctacagcaacaacaacaacaacagcaacagcaactatgATGGCGAGTCGGATGCAGCCGAGCTGGCAGCCGGTCAAGCGGCAGCCAGCGATGGCGGCGGAGGCGGACGCAACAGCAAGGCCGGCCGCCAGAGACGCAGCGGTGCCGCTGACGATGATTACGAGGATTATGAACAGCAATCGGCGCCACGTGGCGGCAGCCATTATCATCGGCCACGTCGCGACAAGCAGCACGCACAGTCGTCGCATCAGCAATCGCACGAAAAGCCGCGCAGCAGCCGGCGCAGTCACGAGGGCAGCGAACGGACGCGTTCCCATCATCCGGACTGGCAGCAGCACTGGGATGCCCGACAATACGAGGGCTATCGCAACAAGAGCTCGCGCAACAGCGATCTGGACAAAGAGCTGCTCAACGGAGGCGGCGCCGGCGTCGccggtggcagcagcagcggcaagcGTCGCAACTACGATCAATATGCGAATGCTGCGGCCAGCTACGATCCGTACGGCATGTACGAGCAGATGTCGCGCAATCCGCACGCCTACGCGGACATGTACGCCAAACTGTACGGCCAGATGATAAACTCAATGACGGCGGCCGTTAACGCTGCGGCCGCATCGAAGGCGGTGCCACAATTGCAGGCGCAGGCCCATCAATTGGGCGCACCTGTTGCCGGCGTGGATGAGGCTGCTCTGCTCAGGGAACGCGAAAG gtacacacacgcatacataacACAAGCCAATGAATTCCATCGTCgtcgccaacaacaacaacaacaacaacaacagctgaatCTCTACCAGCAAACGGATATGTTGAACTCAACACTGGGCGATGACAACGCCAGCCTCTTGGGCAGCGATACCCACAGCAGCCGCCGGCTCCTGGCTCCGTATGGAGGCATCTCGAGTGCGCGTTCGCTCAGCAATTTGAACTGTGAGGATGCCTCCTCGGCAGGATATACACGTTACTATGCTGGCTCGGAGTGCAACGTTGATATCAG agctgctgctgctgctgttggtctTGGTGCTGTGGCAACAACATTTGCCGGCAATGTGGATGCAactgcggcaacaacagcaacaacggctgTGGCACGCCCACCAAGACGTCGCACACCGTTGCTCTACAATCGGCCACATTTGGTGGCCTCATACTCGATGAGTCTGCTGCTGCGCGTCCGTCCCAAGTACGCGGGACGCGGTCGTCTGCGCAACGATGTGGAGGTGTCGGCGCCACGCATTAAGGATGCCACCAGCAGCTTGCTGCGCGCCTATCCTGGTCCGTTGCAGGGTCGCAAACTGCACAAGGACAAGATCATTAGCTTCTGCAAGGAACAGATACGTTTGGGTCCGGCACGCGCCTGCACCGTGCTCTATGCCACACAGAAGAAGCCGCTCGGCAGTGTGGACAAGTATCGTGCCTCGCATACGCTCATGTGGCATCTGCTCATCCTGCTGCTGCGACAGAATGGG GTCATTGCCGATACGGATGTGGGTGATCTGTTGCTGGAGAATCAGCGCGAGTATCCCTATGCACCAGACGCTGAGGCGGATGCCGATTCCGCGGATGCACGTGTGCACACTGGCGAGTCCCTGAACGACTCGGATGCGGATGAGGCGGTGACAGCGGGcggtgcagctgctgcagagaCTGAACCAGATGCTGATGCAGATGCGCCCATGTCAGAGCAGGCGGCTACCGATCAGTTTCGCAGCTATGTGCTGCGCGGCAATGTCGAGGAGGCACTGCAATGGGCCACCGATCACAATCTGTGGACGCATGCGTTCTTCCTGGCTCTCTACGAGGATCGTTATGCCCTCACAGATGTGGCGCAAAAGTTTCTCAATCGCGCCATCAAAGCGAACGATCCGCTGCAAACGCTCTATCAAATGAAGAGCTGTCATACGCCTGCCTGCGTCAGTCAGCTGCGCGACGAACAGTGGGGCGACTGGCGCTCCCATCTCTCTATATTGGTGACCAACAAGTCACGCCAGCCGGAATACGATCGCAGCTCTGTTGTTGCACTGGGCGATACTCTCTTTCAACGCGGCGACATCTATGCGGCACACTTTTGCTATCTGGTCGCGCAGGAGGAGTTCGGACGCTATGACAGCGCTGCCACGGAGCTGACCACGTTGACTGGCAATGTGCCCAG ATTGATCTTGCTGGGCGCCTCACACTACAAGCCATTCAATGAGTTTGCCAGCAATGAGGCCATCATCATGACGGAAATCTATGAATATGCGCGTTCGCTGTTCGATCACAAGTTCAGCATTGTCAACTTCCAGCATTACAAGTTCCTGCTGGCCACACGCATTCTGGACTATGGCCAACACTTCCGCTGCACCAACTATCTGGAGCAGATAGCCAAGCACATTGAGCTCAAGCCGGACAGTTATGATGGTGATTTTATACAGCGC GTTTGCTGTCTGGCGGAACGTTTGCGCTATCACGATCCCATACTGATCAATCGCGTCTCCTTTGCCAGTCCGCCAACCGCCACAAATGGCGGCCAAGCGGCAACGCAAAACGCCACCGAGGAAAAGGAGTGGCTGCGTCAGCTGCGCACGCTGGCCGATCAG CCCCTGCAGGATCAAcagttgcaacagcaacaggaacaacagcaacaacaacagcagcagcagcaacagcaacagagcGACATTGATCAGCAATTTGTGGATTTGAGCAAGCAAATGCGCGAGCTAAACATGCAATATGAGGATACCATGCAGCGCGAGCAGGAGgcgcagcaggagcagctgcagcagcaacagcaattgcagcagcaacagcaattgcagcagcagccgacaGAATACTatgagccgccgccgccacagcCACAAATACAGGCAAGTCATGATCAAACGCTGAGCAGCCATATCTATGCGGCGCCAACAGATTACGTTCCCAATGcggcacagcaacagcaacagcagcagcagcagcaacaacaactgtatGATCCCtcgcagcaactgcagccggGCACAGTCTATGGGCACATTGAGCCCGCCAGCGAGGCCTACGGCGCCCAACAACCAGCGACTGGCTACGACTATTGGCCCAGCGGTGGACATCAGACGTATGGCGATGAG cagcaacaaatgcgaCCCACCATTTCGATGCCAAAATCAAAGAGttacgacgacgacgatggaGCCACCGCAACTGGTGGTGCTGCATCCTCAGCTGGCCATGCAACGTCCGGAAGCGCAGCCGCAACGGCGggcaagcagcaacagcaacaatccGGCGCCGGCGGTTTGCCCGG CGCGCCGGGCAATCAGAATGCCGGCTGGTTTGGCGGACTGTGGAACAAGTTTTCGCTGAAGCCGAAAAATCAAATGATATTACCGGATGACAAGAATCCGACAATTGTATGGGATAAGGAGCGCAAATGCTGGACCAATACCGAGGGCAATGCCGATGAAACCGAATCGTTTAAGCCGCCGCCAAAGATGAGCGATATGGGCATGGGTATGCCAGCATCGGCGGCGCCACCAGCACTCAATACATTGGGCACCGTGCCCACGCCAGTTGCCACGCCCAATCTGTTGCCACAGCAAAGTGCGCACGAGCTGCCAAACAATGCCAATAATGTCTACGATAATCAGCTGGAGTACGATTATCCCAGCTATGCGGCACCAACAGCTGCgcaaccagcaacagcagcatcgccAGCGCCTGGTCTTggcccagcaacagcagcaacgggaGCAACGCCGCCCGGCGGCGCACAACCCAAACTTCAATCGAACATGTTCAAAATTAAACGCAATCGCA CGCTGAAGAACTCCTATGTTGATGTCTTTAATCCATCGGGCGCGCCCATGAGCTCAGCGCCACAGACTGTGCTGGCGCCCATAATGGCGCCAGTGGCCGTGCCGCAGGGCGGCTTCTTTGTGCCTGGCGCAGTGcccgcacaacaacaacaacagcagcagcagccccaatAG